The Accipiter gentilis chromosome 34, bAccGen1.1, whole genome shotgun sequence genome has a segment encoding these proteins:
- the LOC126034588 gene encoding uncharacterized protein LOC126034588 isoform X49 yields MGCEKRGERSAGDTEGPAVLDSSCSGKTADPPLATRTLTGAGAILHRTGCDEDKSLACVLPTEEAQEEKDDDSSFDSKSDCEAPREASNGKWLRPVYKPGARVQPIAEGSGNGVFPAAGAQEQDDDSTFDSESDCEAPTKASADELPPAADGKGACAQPVAEESGNGVFPAAGAQEQDDDSTFDSESDCEASMKVSAGVWMPPAYKLGAWAKAFAEKSGNGVFPAAGEQEQDDDSTFDSESDCEAPTKASADELPPAADGKGACAQPVAEEGGNGVFPAAGAQEQDDDSTFDSESDCEAPTKASAGVWMPPAYKLGAWAKAFAEKSGNGVFPAAGAQEQDDDSTFDSESDCEAPTKASADELPPAADGKGACAQPVAEEGGNGVFPAAGAQEQDDDSTFDSESDCEAPTKASAGVWMPPAYKLGAWAKAFAEKSGNGVFPAAGAQEQDDDSTFDSESDCEAPTKASADVLLPLVYKREAWVQPVAEESGNGVFPAAGAQVSAPESEELPLKKDASCQTDSQGDKQTRVKQPWQELANPLQRSSLTEAQPEAVKLYSMYLQAQKLQLQKKLYRSKAELQELKERHILTECYAEYLKNAIKRNERELKTSRNLQDLLTTSSATAASPELEDPIQRLQGEKARLEATVRQQAKTIEALRKNMQARASSHNGLEDSVTGFQTARTAKEHQRWQRGSESKEVKMLGKTKCRSEALPDEVSKRSAALEEEQTRLKMLLQMSPTTLTASAARRRMSQLSFRGEMKTVVPN; encoded by the exons ATGGGCTGCGAAAAGAGGGGAGAACGTTCTGCAGGAGACACAGAAGGCCCAGCAGTACTTGATAGCTCTTGCTCTGGGAAGACTGCTGATCCTCCCTTGGCCACCCGTACACTGACTGGAGCAGGTGCCATACTTCACCGTACAGGATGTGATGAAGACAAATCACTGGCCT GTGTCCTGCCAACAGAAGAAGCACAGGAAGAGAAAGATGATGACTCCTCTTTTGATTCTAAG TCGGATTGTGAAGCTCCAAGAGAAGCTTCAAACGGCAAATGGCTTCGACCTGTATACAAACCTGGAGCACGGGTGCAGCCCATTGCAGAGGGAAGCGGCAACG GtgtcttcccagcagcaggagcacaggagcAAGATGATGACTCCACTTTTGATTCTGAG TCGGATTGTGAAGCTCCAACGAAAGCGTCAGCCGAcgagctgcctcctgctgcagatGGAAAGGGAGCTTGCGCGCAGCCCGTTGCAGAGGAGAGCGGCAACG GtgtcttcccagcagcaggagcacaggagcAAGATGATGACTCCACTTTTGATTCTGAG TCGGACTGTGAAGCTTCAATGAAAGTGTCGGCCGGCGTATGGATGCCACCTGCATACAAACTTGGAGCATGGGCAAAGGCCTTTGCAGAGAAGAGCGGCAACG GtgtcttcccagcagcaggagaaCAGGAGCAAGATGATGACTCCACTTTTGATTCTGAG TCGGACTGTGAAGCTCCAACGAAAGCGTCGGCCGAcgagctgcctcctgctgcagatGGAAAGGGAGCTTGCGCGCAGCCCGTTGCAGAGGAGGGCGGCAACG GtgtcttcccagcagcaggagcacaggagcAAGATGATGACTCCACTTTTGATTCTGAG TCGGACTGTGAAGCTCCAACGAAAGCGTCGGCCGGCGTATGGATGCCACCTGCATACAAACTTGGAGCATGGGCAAAGGCCTTTGCAGAGAAGAGCGGCAACG GtgtcttcccagcagcaggagcacaggagcAAGATGATGACTCCACTTTTGATTCTGAG TCGGACTGTGAAGCTCCAACGAAAGCGTCGGCCGAcgagctgcctcctgctgcagatGGAAAGGGAGCTTGCGCGCAGCCCGTTGCAGAGGAGGGCGGCAACG GtgtcttcccagcagcaggagcacaggagcAAGATGATGACTCCACTTTTGATTCTGAG TCGGACTGTGAAGCTCCAACGAAAGCGTCGGCCGGCGTATGGATGCCACCTGCATACAAACTTGGAGCATGGGCAAAGGCCTTTGCAGAGAAGAGCGGCAACG GtgtcttcccagcagcaggagcacaggagcAAGATGATGACTCCACTTTTGATTCTGAG TCGGATTGTGAAGCTCCAACGAAAGCGTCGGCCGACGTGCTGCTTCCACTTGTCTACAAACGTGAAGCATGGGTGCAGCCTGTTGCAGAGGAGAGCGGCAACG Gtgtcttcccagcagcaggagcacag GTTTCTGCCCCAGAGAGTGAAGAGCTTCCACTAAAGAAGGATGCTTCATGTCAAACTGACTCTCAAGGCGACAAACAG ACACGGGTCAAGCAGCCGTGGCAGGAGCTTGCAAACCCTCTCCAAAGGAGCTCCCTCACAGAAGCCCAGCCTGAAGCTGTGAAGTTGTACAGCATGTACCTGCAGGCGCAGAAACTTCAGTTGCAGAAGAAACTGTACCGTTCTAAAGCTGAG CTGCAGGAATTAAAAGAACGGCATATCCTGACTGAGTGTTATGCCGAGTACCTGAAGAACGCCATCAAGAGGAACGAGAGGGAACTAAAAACTTCCAGGAACCTGCAGGACCTTCTGACCACATCTTCTGCAACTGCGGCTAGCCCAGAGCTGGAAGACCCCATACAACG GCTCCAAGGTGAAAAGGCCAGGCTGGAAGCCACAGTCCGGCAACAAGCAAAGACCATTGAAGCCCTTCGGAAAAACATGCAAGCCCGTGCCTCA TCTCATAATGGCCTGGAGGACTCGGTAACTGGCTTTCAGACAGCACGGACTGCAAAGGAACACCAACGTTGGCAG cgTGGGAGTGAAAGCAAGGAAGTAAAGATGCTGGGCAAGACGAAATGCCGATCAGAAGCGCTTCCGGATGAAGTGTCGAAAAGAAGCGCCGCACTGGAGGAAGAACAGACCAG GTTGAAGATGCTTCTGCAGATGTCTCCGACAACCCTGACTGCATCTGCAGCGAGAAGGAGAATGTCCCAGCTCAGCTTCCGGGGAGAGATGAAGACAGTTGTTCCGAATTGA